In Clostridia bacterium, the following proteins share a genomic window:
- a CDS encoding Rrf2 family transcriptional regulator, with product MKVSSRGRYGLKAMADLAMRYGPDYIPLKDIAKRQNIPLKYLEQIFAILNKGGLLNSIKGAQGGYQLSSPPRNIKVLQILRLLEGEINESNSVTDYTDIEYSISEIVYKKADEVLLSFLDNISLEDIVIHYKKINIENISFSI from the coding sequence ATGAAAGTATCTTCTCGCGGCAGATATGGATTAAAAGCTATGGCAGATCTAGCCATGCGCTATGGTCCAGATTATATTCCGCTAAAAGATATAGCAAAAAGACAAAACATCCCGCTAAAATACCTTGAACAGATTTTTGCAATCTTAAATAAAGGCGGATTGCTTAATAGTATAAAAGGCGCTCAAGGCGGTTATCAGTTATCAAGCCCGCCAAGAAATATCAAAGTTTTGCAGATTTTAAGACTGCTAGAAGGCGAAATTAATGAGAGCAATAGTGTTACTGATTATACAGATATCGAATATTCTATTTCAGAAATAGTATATAAAAAAGCGGATGAAGTTTTGTTGAGCTTTTTGGATAATATATCGTTAGAAGATATTGTAATACATTATAAAAAAATCAATATAGAAAATATTTCATTTTCGATTTAA
- the cysK gene encoding cysteine synthase A encodes MSKIAKSLTELIGNTPLLELDNYNKKHNLKAKIIAKLEYFNPGGSVKDRIGYSMLVDAEKRGIINKDTHIIEPTSGNTGIALAWVSAARGYKLTLTMPETMSIERRNLLKALGANIVLTEGALGMKGAIAKALELAAQDKNSFIPQQFENPANPLIHEKTTAQEILRDTDGDVDIFVAGVGTGGTISGVGKVLKQHNKKTHVVAVEPLSSPVLSGGTPGPHKIQGIGAGFVPKTYNPEVVDEVITVSNEDAFKASKEVAAAEGLLVGISSGAALFVATQLAQKPENEGKRIVVVLPDTGERYLSTPLYD; translated from the coding sequence ATGTCAAAAATTGCAAAGTCGTTAACAGAACTTATCGGCAATACGCCTTTACTAGAACTGGATAACTATAATAAAAAGCATAATCTAAAAGCCAAAATCATAGCTAAACTTGAATATTTTAATCCAGGCGGAAGCGTAAAGGATCGTATAGGATATTCAATGCTAGTAGATGCTGAAAAAAGAGGCATCATCAATAAGGATACCCATATCATAGAACCAACAAGCGGCAATACTGGTATTGCTTTGGCATGGGTAAGCGCAGCAAGAGGATATAAACTTACTTTGACAATGCCGGAAACAATGAGCATCGAACGCCGTAATCTTTTGAAAGCATTAGGCGCAAATATCGTCTTAACTGAAGGAGCGCTTGGAATGAAAGGCGCGATCGCAAAAGCATTGGAATTGGCAGCGCAAGATAAAAACTCCTTTATTCCTCAGCAATTTGAAAATCCCGCCAATCCTTTGATACACGAAAAGACCACAGCACAGGAAATTTTGAGAGATACAGATGGCGATGTTGATATTTTTGTGGCAGGTGTGGGAACAGGAGGCACAATAAGCGGCGTAGGAAAGGTTTTAAAACAGCATAATAAAAAGACTCATGTAGTAGCTGTTGAACCCTTGAGTTCTCCCGTTTTGTCAGGTGGAACTCCTGGCCCTCACAAGATACAAGGCATTGGAGCTGGATTTGTTCCTAAGACATATAACCCTGAAGTTGTAGATGAAGTTATAACCGTAAGCAATGAAGATGCGTTCAAGGCATCAAAAGAAGTTGCAGCAGCAGAAGGTTTGCTTGTAGGTATTTCTTCAGGCGCAGCACTCTTTGTAGCAACCCAATTAGCACAAAAGCCCGAAAATGAAGGAAAAAGAATTGTAGTCGTACTCCCTGATACAGGTGAACGATATCTTTCGACACCTTTATATGATTAA
- a CDS encoding galactokinase: MNYNELKKKFIEIYGEGEIRIFSAAGRVNLIGEHIDYNGGNVMPAALDLACTVLARINKTDKINLAFTTAPNREVLDINHLDQYKGLKFGNYQAGVAFVMQQEGFSIVGCDLLYDASVPFGSGLSSSAAIEVATAITFATFSKESGNTDKGIDLVELACLSQKAENKYIGVNSGIMDQFASAMGKAEHAILLDCSTLKYEYVPLKLGEYSLVIANTNKPRGLADSKYNERRAECEEALSILKKEVNINNLCEMSPQIFEQHKHLLKGKIRDRAEHCVYEQDRVHKSVLAMKKGDLKEFGQLLNQSHKSLKELYEVTGIELDTLAETAQKTPGCIGSRMTGAGFGGCTVSLVKTDMVDSFIQKVTKEYTQKIGYAPTFYNTKIADGAYEVKNI; encoded by the coding sequence TAATCTGATTGGAGAACATATTGACTACAATGGCGGCAATGTTATGCCTGCGGCGCTTGATCTTGCTTGTACCGTACTTGCTCGTATAAACAAAACAGACAAGATTAATTTGGCCTTTACAACTGCTCCAAACAGAGAAGTTTTGGATATAAATCATTTGGACCAATACAAGGGCTTAAAGTTTGGCAATTATCAAGCTGGTGTTGCCTTTGTTATGCAGCAAGAAGGCTTTAGTATTGTTGGATGCGATCTGTTATATGACGCAAGCGTGCCTTTCGGTTCAGGTCTTTCTTCTTCTGCTGCAATAGAAGTTGCCACCGCAATTACTTTTGCCACTTTTTCTAAAGAATCAGGTAATACCGACAAAGGCATTGACTTAGTTGAGCTTGCATGTTTGTCGCAAAAAGCTGAAAACAAATATATAGGCGTCAACAGCGGTATTATGGATCAGTTTGCTTCCGCAATGGGAAAAGCAGAACATGCTATACTGCTTGATTGCTCTACTCTAAAATATGAATATGTTCCTTTAAAACTTGGCGAATATTCACTTGTTATAGCCAATACCAATAAGCCTAGAGGCCTTGCAGATTCAAAATACAACGAAAGAAGAGCTGAATGCGAAGAAGCATTGAGTATTTTGAAAAAAGAGGTTAACATAAACAATCTTTGCGAGATGTCACCTCAGATTTTTGAACAGCATAAGCATTTATTAAAAGGAAAAATTAGGGATAGAGCTGAACATTGCGTTTATGAGCAAGACAGAGTACATAAAAGCGTGCTTGCTATGAAAAAGGGAGACTTAAAAGAATTTGGTCAATTGCTCAATCAATCACATAAGTCCTTAAAAGAACTTTATGAAGTAACAGGCATAGAATTGGATACATTGGCAGAGACCGCGCAAAAGACACCTGGTTGTATAGGTTCAAGAATGACAGGCGCAGGTTTTGGCGGATGTACAGTGTCGTTAGTTAAAACTGATATGGTTGACAGCTTTATTCAAAAAGTTACTAAAGAGTATACTCAAAAAATCGGCTATGCACCTACTTTTTACAACACAAAAATAGCTGACGGCGCATACGAAGTAAAAAACATCTAG